In a genomic window of Gossypium arboreum isolate Shixiya-1 chromosome 9, ASM2569848v2, whole genome shotgun sequence:
- the LOC108454023 gene encoding 50S ribosomal protein L27, chloroplastic, giving the protein MATATMSFNLVGAFRGLSLASSSTSSFMKGEVGSIHKTAVVSFPRKSPFPLTIESAHKKGAGSTKNGRDSKGQRLGVKIYGDQVAKPGAIIVRQRGTKFHPGKNVGLGKDHTIFSLIDGLVKFEKFGADKKKISVYPRVLQPENPNSYRARKREYFRMRRDQTKAKKEGILVQPELVLASAADATDDNPVC; this is encoded by the exons ATGGCTACTGCAACAATGAGCTTCAATTTGGTGGGAGCATTTAGGGGTCTTTCTCTAGCATCAAGCTCGACGTCGTCCTTTATGAAAGGCGAAGTGGGTTCCATTCACAAAACGGCAGTCGTTTCGTTCCCGAGGAAGTCTCCGTTCCCTTTGACGATCGAATCGGCGCACAAAAAAGGAGCCGGTAGTACTAAAAACGGTCGCGATTCAAAGGGTCAACGACTCGGCGTCAAAATCTACGGCGACCAGGTCGCCAAGCCCGGCGCTATTATCGTTAGGCAACGTGGAACCAAG TTTCATCCAGGGAAAAATGTGGGGCTTGGCAAGGATCACACAATCTTTTCATTGATTGACGGACTTGTGAAATTCGAGAAGTTCGGAGCCGACAAGAAGAAG ATTAGTGTTTACCCACGAGTACTTCAGCCTGAGAATCCCAACAGCTATAGAGCAAGGAAGAGAGAGTACTTCAGGATGCGACGTGATCAAACGAAGgcaaaaaaggaaggaattttagTTCAACCTGAACTTGTGCTTGCTTCGGCTGCCGATGCTACGGATGATAATCCTGTTTGCTGA
- the LOC108454022 gene encoding protein NUCLEAR FUSION DEFECTIVE 4-like isoform X2, with translation MAGLKERFQAFVNNRWLVFVAAMWMQSCTGPGYIFGSISPVMKSSLNYNQRQLSKLGVAKDLGGSVGFIAGSLSEILPLWGVLLVGALQNLIGYSSLWLIVTGKVPVFQLWAMCVLIFVGNNGETYFNTAALVSCVQNFPKSRGPVVGILKGFAALSGAILTQIYTMINFPDQASLIFMVAVGPTMVVFALMFIIRPVGGHKEVRPSDGLSFTVVYSVCLLLAAYLMAIMLLEDLVSVSHNLITVFTLILFVPLFIPIVLSFCEEYRDPAEEVLLPKPYQHDAGNPEQDTREHEVVSSEFKDENHEEVDSLVVPEGQKRIAQLQAKLFQAATVGAVRVKNRKGPHRGEDFTLMQALTKADFWLIMFSLLLGSGSGLTVIDNLGQMSQSLGYDNTHIFVSMICIWNFIGRVGGGYISEIIVRDHAYPRPIVIAVAQLVMAVGHVFFAMGWPGAMYIGTLLIGLCYGAHWAIMPATVSELFGLKKFGAFYNFLNLANPAGTLVFSGVIASRIYDREAEKQARQHRIQSHISGSIFSGMLAADESLNCEGYPFPREFQMNLHSDERKQVQ, from the exons ATGGCCGGACTGAAAGAAAGGTTTCAGGCTTTTGTGAACAATAGATGGCTGGTTTTTGTTGCTGCAATGTGGATGCAATCTTGTACTGGGCCTGGCTATATATTTGGCAGCATATCGCCAGTGATGAAGAGTTCTTTGAATTATAATCAAAGGCAGCTTTCAAAGTTGGGTGTGGCTAAAGATCTTGGAGGTAGTGTTGGGTTTATAGCCGGGAGTTTGTCTGAGATATTGCCTCTATGGGGTGTTTTGCTTGTTGGTGCTTTGCAGAATCTTATCGGTTATAGTTCGCTTTGGTTGATTGTTACTGGGAAAGTTCCGGTTTTCCAACTGTGGGCT ATGTGCGTCTTAATTTTTGTGGGAAACAATGGTGAGACCTACTTCAATACGGCTGCACTTGTTTCTTGTGTGCAAAACTTTCCCAAAAGCAGGGGTCCAGTGGTAGGAATCCTCAAGGGATTCGCTGCTTTGAGTGGTGCAATTTTGACTCAGATATACACAATGATTAATTTCCCAGATCAAGCATCTTTGATATTCATGGTTGCTGTTGGACCAACCATGGTGGTTTTTGCTTTGATGTTCATTATCAGACCTGTTGGAGGTCACAAAGAAGTGCGTCCATCTGATGGTTTAAGTTTCACAGTTGTTTATAGTGTGTGCCTCCTTTTGGCTGCTTACTTGATGGCAATCATGCTTCTAGAAGATCTTGTTAGTGTGAGCCACAATTTAATCACAGTTTTTACTCTGATTTTGTTTGTTCCTCTTTTCATTCCCATCGTATTGAGTTTCTGCGAAGAGTATAGAGATCCGGCAGAAGAGGTTCTACTACCAAAGCCTTACCAACATGACGCCGGAAATCCCGAACAGGATACTCGGGAACATGAAGTAGTATCCAGTGAGTTTAAAGATGAAAACCACGAGGAAGTAGACTCACTTGTGGTGCCGGAAGGGCAAAAACGAATTGCTCAGTTGCAAGCAAAACTTTTCCAAGCGGCTACTGTAGGGGCAGTAAGGGTGAAGAATAGAAAAGGTCCTCATAGAGGGGAGGACTTCACCTTGATGCAGGCTTTGACCAAAGCAGACTTTTGGCTTATTATGTTCTCTCTTCTATTAGGTTCAGGATCAGGGTTAACAGTTATAGATAATCTTGGTCAGATGAGCCAATCTCTAGGGTATGATAATACTCATATATTTGTATCCATGATTTGCATTTGGAACTTCATCGGTCGTGTTGGTGGCGGTTACATCTCGGAGATCATTGTGAG GGATCATGCTTATCCAAGGCCAATTGTCATTGCTGTGGCGCAGCTTGTTATGGCTGTTGGCCATGTCTTTTTTGCTATGGGATGGCCTGGAGCAATGTATATTGGTACTTTGTTGATAGGGCTTTGCTATGGTGCTCACTGGGCAATTATGCCAGCTACTGTCTCTGAGTTGTTCGGCTTGAAAAAGTTCGGGGCTTTCTACAATTTCCTCAATCTGGCAAATCCTGCTGGTACACTCGTCTTCTCAGGTGTAATTGCTAGTAGAATTTATGACCGTGAAGCAGAGAAACAAGCTCGTCAACATCGTATACAATCGCATATTTCAGGCTCAATTTTCTCAGGAATGCTTGCCGCAGATGAATCGCTTAATTGTGAAG GATATCCTTTTCCAAGAGAATTTCAGATGAATTTACACTCAGATGAAAGAAAGCAGGTTCAGTGA
- the LOC108454022 gene encoding protein NUCLEAR FUSION DEFECTIVE 4-like isoform X1, whose protein sequence is MAGLKERFQAFVNNRWLVFVAAMWMQSCTGPGYIFGSISPVMKSSLNYNQRQLSKLGVAKDLGGSVGFIAGSLSEILPLWGVLLVGALQNLIGYSSLWLIVTGKVPVFQLWAMCVLIFVGNNGETYFNTAALVSCVQNFPKSRGPVVGILKGFAALSGAILTQIYTMINFPDQASLIFMVAVGPTMVVFALMFIIRPVGGHKEVRPSDGLSFTVVYSVCLLLAAYLMAIMLLEDLVSVSHNLITVFTLILFVPLFIPIVLSFCEEYRDPAEEVLLPKPYQHDAGNPEQDTREHEVVSSEFKDENHEEVDSLVVPEGQKRIAQLQAKLFQAATVGAVRVKNRKGPHRGEDFTLMQALTKADFWLIMFSLLLGSGSGLTVIDNLGQMSQSLGYDNTHIFVSMICIWNFIGRVGGGYISEIIVRDHAYPRPIVIAVAQLVMAVGHVFFAMGWPGAMYIGTLLIGLCYGAHWAIMPATVSELFGLKKFGAFYNFLNLANPAGTLVFSGVIASRIYDREAEKQARQHRIQSHISGSIFSGMLAADESLNCEGSLCFFLSSMIMSGFCIIAVVLSMILVYRTKTVYAHLYGKSCIRYQG, encoded by the exons ATGGCCGGACTGAAAGAAAGGTTTCAGGCTTTTGTGAACAATAGATGGCTGGTTTTTGTTGCTGCAATGTGGATGCAATCTTGTACTGGGCCTGGCTATATATTTGGCAGCATATCGCCAGTGATGAAGAGTTCTTTGAATTATAATCAAAGGCAGCTTTCAAAGTTGGGTGTGGCTAAAGATCTTGGAGGTAGTGTTGGGTTTATAGCCGGGAGTTTGTCTGAGATATTGCCTCTATGGGGTGTTTTGCTTGTTGGTGCTTTGCAGAATCTTATCGGTTATAGTTCGCTTTGGTTGATTGTTACTGGGAAAGTTCCGGTTTTCCAACTGTGGGCT ATGTGCGTCTTAATTTTTGTGGGAAACAATGGTGAGACCTACTTCAATACGGCTGCACTTGTTTCTTGTGTGCAAAACTTTCCCAAAAGCAGGGGTCCAGTGGTAGGAATCCTCAAGGGATTCGCTGCTTTGAGTGGTGCAATTTTGACTCAGATATACACAATGATTAATTTCCCAGATCAAGCATCTTTGATATTCATGGTTGCTGTTGGACCAACCATGGTGGTTTTTGCTTTGATGTTCATTATCAGACCTGTTGGAGGTCACAAAGAAGTGCGTCCATCTGATGGTTTAAGTTTCACAGTTGTTTATAGTGTGTGCCTCCTTTTGGCTGCTTACTTGATGGCAATCATGCTTCTAGAAGATCTTGTTAGTGTGAGCCACAATTTAATCACAGTTTTTACTCTGATTTTGTTTGTTCCTCTTTTCATTCCCATCGTATTGAGTTTCTGCGAAGAGTATAGAGATCCGGCAGAAGAGGTTCTACTACCAAAGCCTTACCAACATGACGCCGGAAATCCCGAACAGGATACTCGGGAACATGAAGTAGTATCCAGTGAGTTTAAAGATGAAAACCACGAGGAAGTAGACTCACTTGTGGTGCCGGAAGGGCAAAAACGAATTGCTCAGTTGCAAGCAAAACTTTTCCAAGCGGCTACTGTAGGGGCAGTAAGGGTGAAGAATAGAAAAGGTCCTCATAGAGGGGAGGACTTCACCTTGATGCAGGCTTTGACCAAAGCAGACTTTTGGCTTATTATGTTCTCTCTTCTATTAGGTTCAGGATCAGGGTTAACAGTTATAGATAATCTTGGTCAGATGAGCCAATCTCTAGGGTATGATAATACTCATATATTTGTATCCATGATTTGCATTTGGAACTTCATCGGTCGTGTTGGTGGCGGTTACATCTCGGAGATCATTGTGAG GGATCATGCTTATCCAAGGCCAATTGTCATTGCTGTGGCGCAGCTTGTTATGGCTGTTGGCCATGTCTTTTTTGCTATGGGATGGCCTGGAGCAATGTATATTGGTACTTTGTTGATAGGGCTTTGCTATGGTGCTCACTGGGCAATTATGCCAGCTACTGTCTCTGAGTTGTTCGGCTTGAAAAAGTTCGGGGCTTTCTACAATTTCCTCAATCTGGCAAATCCTGCTGGTACACTCGTCTTCTCAGGTGTAATTGCTAGTAGAATTTATGACCGTGAAGCAGAGAAACAAGCTCGTCAACATCGTATACAATCGCATATTTCAGGCTCAATTTTCTCAGGAATGCTTGCCGCAGATGAATCGCTTAATTGTGAAGGTTCCCTATGCTTCTTTCTGAGTTCCATGATTATGTCAGGATTTTGCATCATTGCAGTCGTTTTAAGCATGATACTTGTGTACCGTACTAAGACTGTTTATGCTCATCTTTATGGAAAATCTTGTATCCGATATCAAGGATGA